In a genomic window of Parambassis ranga chromosome 24, fParRan2.1, whole genome shotgun sequence:
- the LOC114428739 gene encoding syndecan-3-like: MRLSVTASLFITFGLIHPINSLLSASPEDLEGSGYDLDSSGSGSGDGSDPDKTESNTVNSEDVRLLAAGGGNDNTLHGSSGLTFDSTLWPAGDSGFVFIESSKWPWERPDIHAALIAGGVTGAILAAMLMAVLIYQMQNHDEEGPILAWKKDANEGYHKPTRDVIV; the protein is encoded by the exons ATGAGGTTATCAGTGACAGCTTCTTTATTTATAACATTTGGATTAATACATCCGATCAACAGTTTG CTTTCCGCCTCTCCGGAGGACCTTGAGGGATCAGGGTACGATCTGGAcagctcaggttctggttcagGAGATGGCTCAGATCCAG ATAAAACTGAGAGCAACACAGTTAACAGCGAAGATGTCAGACTTcttgcagcaggaggaggaaacgATAATACTTTACAT GGTTCTTCAGGTTTGACCTTTGACAGCACACTCTGGCCTGCAGGAGACTCTGGATTTGTTTTTATAGAAAGCAGCAAGTGGCCCTGGGAGCGGCCCGACATCCACGCAG CCCTTATTGCAGGGGGAGTGACAGGAGCGATACTTGCAGCTATGCTGATGGCAGTATTAATCTACCAAATGCAGAATCATGATGAGGAAGGACCCATTCTAGCCTGGAAGAAGGATGCAAATGAAGGTTATCACAAACCCACAAGAGATGTTATTGTTTAA